In one Trichlorobacter lovleyi SZ genomic region, the following are encoded:
- a CDS encoding sigma-54-dependent transcriptional regulator encodes MSGTLFPAFGILLVDDEPAWLRSVSLTLERSAGITNIRSCSDSRQVMETLAGGDFGLVLLDLTMPHLSGEELLTLIAEQYPEITCIVISGLNQVATAVNCIKKGAFDYFVKTVEEDRLVGGVLRAIRMLELERENREMHSRLLSGGLRRPELFSPFVTADPAMLTQFAYIEAVAKSPQPLLITGESGTGKELLARAAHGASGCKGPLVAVNVAGLDDTVFSDTLFGHQRGAYTGADQPRKGMIEEAADGTLFLDEIGDLGIASQVKLLRLLQEGEYYPLGSDRPKRLRARVIVATHADLAAKEASGQFRRDLYYRLKTHQVRIPALRDRRCDIPLLLEHFLAEAARALGKKKPTAPRELSQLLATYSFPGNVRELKALVYDAVSLHGSGVLSMERFISAIGPRSAATAAPSPERRNPFLCCERLPTFSEAAELLVSEAMQRSNGNQTIAARLLGISQPALSKRLKQRD; translated from the coding sequence ATGTCTGGAACCCTGTTTCCCGCCTTTGGTATCCTGCTGGTGGATGATGAACCGGCCTGGCTGCGCTCCGTCTCCCTGACCCTGGAACGCTCCGCCGGCATCACCAACATCCGCAGCTGCTCCGACAGCCGTCAGGTAATGGAGACCCTTGCCGGGGGAGATTTCGGGCTGGTACTGCTGGACCTGACCATGCCGCACCTCTCCGGCGAAGAGCTGCTGACCCTGATTGCCGAACAGTACCCCGAAATCACCTGCATCGTGATCAGCGGCCTGAATCAGGTGGCAACCGCGGTCAACTGCATCAAAAAAGGGGCCTTTGACTACTTTGTCAAGACCGTGGAAGAGGATCGGCTGGTGGGAGGGGTACTGCGGGCGATCAGGATGCTGGAGCTGGAGCGGGAAAACCGGGAGATGCACAGCCGTCTGCTGAGTGGCGGCCTGCGCAGACCGGAGCTGTTCAGCCCGTTTGTGACTGCCGACCCGGCCATGCTGACCCAGTTCGCCTATATCGAAGCGGTGGCCAAAAGCCCTCAGCCCCTTTTGATTACAGGCGAAAGCGGCACCGGCAAGGAACTTCTGGCACGAGCCGCCCATGGTGCATCCGGCTGCAAAGGGCCGCTGGTGGCGGTCAATGTGGCCGGCCTGGATGACACGGTCTTCAGCGACACCCTCTTTGGCCACCAGCGCGGCGCCTACACCGGTGCCGACCAGCCCCGCAAGGGGATGATCGAAGAGGCAGCCGACGGCACCCTGTTTCTGGACGAAATCGGCGACCTGGGCATCGCCTCACAGGTCAAGCTGCTGCGGCTGCTGCAGGAAGGGGAGTACTACCCGCTGGGCAGCGACCGGCCCAAACGGCTGCGGGCCAGGGTGATCGTGGCCACCCATGCCGACCTGGCGGCCAAAGAGGCCTCCGGCCAGTTCCGGCGTGACCTCTACTACCGCCTGAAGACCCATCAGGTGCGGATACCCGCCCTGCGGGACCGGCGCTGCGATATCCCGCTGCTGCTGGAACACTTTCTGGCTGAGGCGGCCCGGGCCCTGGGCAAGAAAAAGCCCACCGCCCCGCGGGAACTGTCCCAGCTGCTGGCCACCTACTCATTTCCCGGCAACGTGCGGGAGCTGAAGGCGCTGGTCTACGATGCAGTCAGCCTACATGGCAGCGGCGTACTCTCCATGGAGCGCTTTATAAGCGCCATCGGCCCCCGGTCCGCTGCAACGGCAGCCCCCTCCCCGGAGCGACGCAATCCGTTTCTTTGCTGCGAACGGCTGCCCACCTTCAGTGAGGCGGCTGAACTGCTGGTCAGCGAGGCGATGCAGCGCAGCAACGGCAACCAGACCATTGCCGCCCGCCTGCTGGGGATTTCGCAGCCGGCCCTGTCAAAACGTTTGAAACAGCGGGATTGA
- a CDS encoding substrate-binding periplasmic protein, with protein MEKLIIAFLLMSLTVPAWAAEKKSPQTITAIEYASPEQSVWTTRTYTNGEPANPLLRVAEILFSKAGIPWRSHSYPAARMFKSLQDGTAQFSMLVKAPALQECCLLSHKPVTVLQIRAYHLDGTAPIKNLNDLTGKNIITILGYSYGSLSRFLDDKRNRINKNVVQTHAAAFKMLALRRADYVIDYVGPASEVLVTAPIPDIRWEVLSRQDVHLILAKNYPDAPKVMARLEAIAATIDIERILWEAQQRNMNP; from the coding sequence ATGGAAAAACTGATTATTGCATTTCTGCTGATGAGCTTGACCGTTCCGGCCTGGGCTGCTGAAAAGAAATCTCCTCAAACGATAACCGCTATTGAATATGCGTCTCCCGAACAATCTGTCTGGACGACTCGCACCTATACTAACGGTGAACCGGCCAATCCGTTGCTGCGCGTGGCAGAGATACTATTTTCAAAAGCTGGCATCCCTTGGCGCAGCCACAGTTATCCAGCTGCCAGGATGTTCAAAAGCTTGCAGGACGGCACGGCACAGTTTTCAATGTTGGTTAAAGCTCCGGCCTTACAGGAGTGTTGCTTACTAAGCCACAAGCCCGTAACTGTTCTGCAAATCCGGGCATATCATCTTGACGGCACGGCACCGATTAAAAATCTCAACGATTTGACAGGCAAGAACATCATTACCATCCTTGGTTACAGCTACGGTAGCCTGTCCAGATTCTTGGACGACAAACGTAATCGTATCAATAAAAACGTCGTGCAGACCCATGCTGCGGCATTCAAAATGCTGGCGTTGCGACGCGCCGATTATGTGATTGATTATGTTGGACCGGCTTCCGAAGTTCTCGTCACCGCGCCCATACCGGATATCCGCTGGGAAGTCCTGTCGCGACAGGATGTACACCTGATACTTGCCAAGAATTATCCCGACGCTCCTAAAGTAATGGCCCGCCTGGAGGCTATTGCCGCCACAATCGATATTGAAAGGATTCTTTGGGAAGCTCAACAAAGGAATATGAATCCATGA
- a CDS encoding C-GCAxxG-C-C family protein: MSRIQAEQLALAHSESGLHCAESVASAITKLFCPDQAGIVCRMATGFGGGLAGSRQEACGALTGGVLAIGLLCGRTTPEQDRETAYRISTAYRERFMARFGASICQTLRDGFTTDDTRTACRSLTAEAAGMLYDLLQEHGYAVNRF, translated from the coding sequence ATGAGCCGTATCCAGGCCGAGCAACTGGCCCTGGCCCATTCAGAGTCCGGTCTGCATTGCGCCGAATCTGTGGCCTCAGCCATCACAAAACTGTTTTGCCCCGACCAGGCCGGGATCGTCTGCCGGATGGCAACCGGCTTTGGCGGCGGTCTGGCCGGTTCCCGCCAGGAGGCCTGCGGTGCATTGACCGGCGGCGTGCTTGCCATCGGTCTGCTCTGTGGCAGGACTACGCCGGAACAGGACCGGGAGACGGCCTACCGGATCAGCACCGCCTACCGGGAGCGGTTCATGGCACGCTTCGGCGCCAGCATCTGCCAGACCCTGCGGGACGGTTTCACCACTGACGATACCAGAACCGCCTGCCGTTCCCTGACTGCCGAAGCAGCAGGGATGCTGTATGATCTCTTGCAGGAGCATGGCTATGCGGTGAACCGCTTTTGA
- a CDS encoding mobile mystery protein A translates to MARQQLDKTLSDYAVIKQNAPPVKGWIRAIREALGMSGKQLANRLKVSQPRIPRLEQDELSGVVSLKTMRQAAEAMDCVFVYAIVPRTTLEESVRAQARKVAEARAQRVSHSMLLEAQNLSDKEQHASLDAAVDELVREMPRELWESTP, encoded by the coding sequence ATAGCGCGTCAACAGCTCGACAAAACGCTGTCTGACTATGCCGTCATAAAACAGAATGCACCGCCGGTGAAAGGCTGGATACGTGCCATCCGTGAAGCACTCGGCATGTCCGGCAAACAGCTGGCAAACCGCCTGAAGGTCAGTCAGCCGCGCATCCCCAGGCTGGAACAGGATGAGCTGTCAGGCGTTGTCTCACTGAAAACCATGCGGCAAGCTGCCGAGGCAATGGATTGCGTGTTCGTCTACGCCATTGTTCCCCGCACCACGTTAGAGGAATCCGTCCGGGCGCAGGCTCGCAAGGTTGCCGAAGCCAGAGCGCAAAGGGTATCGCACTCCATGCTGCTCGAAGCGCAAAATCTGTCAGACAAGGAGCAACACGCCTCACTTGATGCTGCCGTTGATGAACTCGTGCGGGAGATGCCCAGGGAGCTCTGGGAAAGCACGCCATGA
- a CDS encoding mobile mystery protein B has product MNFEYPDGATPLDADEAQGLLLSHITSRGELDRWEQENISEAEAWAFRRKPKDILTIDFLKRMHKRMFGTVWRWAGERRTSGKNIGVDVWQIDTGLQNLCADCAIWIAYGTYPPDEIAARFHHRLTAIHPFPNGNGRHARLMTDILLVHLLGQPRFSWGSGNLVNAGDCRQQYINALRAADRLDYSLLLAFVRS; this is encoded by the coding sequence ATGAACTTTGAGTATCCAGATGGGGCAACACCGCTTGACGCAGATGAAGCGCAAGGTCTGCTGCTTTCCCACATCACCAGCCGGGGAGAACTGGACCGCTGGGAGCAGGAAAACATCAGCGAGGCCGAGGCATGGGCATTTCGCCGCAAGCCGAAAGATATCCTCACCATCGACTTTCTCAAGCGAATGCACAAAAGGATGTTTGGCACTGTCTGGCGCTGGGCAGGAGAAAGACGCACCAGCGGAAAGAATATCGGCGTTGATGTATGGCAGATAGACACCGGCTTGCAGAATCTCTGTGCCGACTGCGCCATCTGGATTGCATACGGCACCTATCCACCGGATGAGATAGCAGCACGCTTTCATCACCGGCTTACCGCAATCCACCCCTTTCCCAACGGCAACGGACGCCATGCCCGGCTGATGACCGATATTCTGCTGGTGCATCTCTTGGGGCAGCCGCGTTTTAGCTGGGGAAGCGGCAATCTGGTTAATGCCGGTGACTGCCGGCAACAGTATATCAATGCACTCCGTGCCGCCGACCGGCTCGATTACAGCCTGTTGCTGGCGTTTGTACGCTCATGA
- a CDS encoding flavodoxin: protein MKQRTTPCVLESCDFSGKTIVPYCTHEGSGLGRSERDIKRLCPTAKVLSVSGDNRRDG, encoded by the coding sequence TTGAAACAAAGGACAACCCCTTGCGTTTTGGAGTCCTGCGATTTCTCGGGCAAGACCATCGTGCCCTACTGCACCCATGAGGGGAGCGGTTTGGGACGCAGCGAGCGGGATATCAAAAGGCTTTGTCCGACGGCAAAGGTCTTGTCCGTGTCTGGCGATAATCGGCGGGACGGTTAG
- a CDS encoding iron-containing alcohol dehydrogenase — MRNFIFSIPTTAYFGKGQIKVLGQTIKAEGGSKVLLTYGGGSIKQNGIYDTILEQLNTAGLAYVELSGIQPNPRIESVEQGIKLYRDNNCDFILAVGGGSTLDACKAIAAGVMYAGPVNDLFVDASGLSSRIIAAAPLATILTMAGTGSELDMGAVITVGEDHKKKVLLHPLVNPRFSILDPEYTYTVPEHHTMAGVADILCHLMEQYFTPDVAAKVQDRMNEGVMKVVLEEAPKLLANPQDYDARANIMWASSMALAGFQFLLGKPGFAFPLHGMGHELSSQYDMTHGVTLALLTPAWMRYTMQAAPQHLPVFARFARNVMEIREEDDAKAAEAGIKALEAFYATIKMPLNLREAGVKQEDLDGMAAKAVENGKLGCLALLGKDEALQIMRMAF, encoded by the coding sequence ATGCGCAACTTCATTTTCAGCATTCCCACCACCGCCTACTTCGGCAAGGGGCAGATCAAGGTTCTCGGCCAGACCATCAAAGCAGAGGGTGGCTCCAAGGTGCTGCTGACCTATGGCGGCGGCAGCATCAAGCAGAACGGCATCTATGACACCATTCTTGAACAGCTCAACACAGCAGGCCTTGCCTATGTGGAACTGAGCGGCATCCAGCCCAATCCACGGATTGAAAGTGTTGAGCAAGGGATCAAGCTCTATCGTGACAATAACTGTGATTTCATTCTGGCCGTGGGGGGCGGTTCCACCCTGGATGCCTGCAAGGCCATTGCCGCCGGGGTGATGTATGCTGGTCCGGTCAATGACCTGTTTGTCGATGCATCCGGCCTCTCATCCAGAATCATTGCAGCCGCTCCGTTGGCAACCATTCTGACCATGGCCGGTACCGGCTCCGAGCTGGATATGGGTGCGGTCATCACGGTGGGTGAGGATCACAAGAAAAAGGTGCTGCTGCACCCGCTGGTCAATCCCCGCTTCTCCATCCTGGACCCGGAGTACACCTATACGGTGCCGGAACATCACACCATGGCCGGTGTGGCGGATATCCTCTGCCACCTGATGGAGCAGTACTTCACCCCCGATGTTGCTGCCAAGGTGCAGGACCGGATGAACGAAGGGGTTATGAAGGTGGTGCTGGAGGAGGCCCCCAAGCTGCTGGCCAATCCGCAGGACTATGATGCCCGTGCCAACATCATGTGGGCCAGTTCCATGGCCCTGGCCGGGTTCCAGTTTCTGCTCGGCAAGCCGGGCTTCGCCTTCCCGCTACACGGCATGGGGCATGAACTTTCCAGCCAGTACGACATGACCCACGGCGTTACCTTGGCGCTGCTGACGCCGGCCTGGATGCGCTACACCATGCAGGCGGCTCCGCAGCATCTGCCGGTCTTTGCTAGGTTTGCCCGCAATGTCATGGAGATCCGTGAAGAGGACGATGCCAAGGCAGCAGAGGCAGGTATCAAGGCGTTGGAGGCGTTCTATGCCACCATCAAAATGCCGCTAAACCTGCGTGAGGCCGGGGTCAAGCAGGAAGACCTGGATGGTATGGCAGCCAAGGCGGTCGAAAACGGCAAGCTGGGCTGCCTGGCCCTGCTTGGCAAGGATGAGGCCCTGCAGATCATGCGGATGGCTTTTTGA
- a CDS encoding AraC family transcriptional regulator, whose protein sequence is MENPAVYDDSDVVRLAGAIEELNRSIARWTEQGEMHTTVIPGLALFRRTEPTEPVSGIYEPGVCLIAQGAKRVMLGDDRYRYDAQHYLITSVHLPTIVQVIEASPEKPYLGLRLTFDLREVSQLMVDSNLPQPRPQQSSRGMATGQVTLQLVNAFIRLIDLLADEKDIPILAPVIQREIIYRLLVGDQGERLRQIATAGSQSQQIAKAIGWLQSNYSQSISMDQLAAQTNMSTSTFHHHFRSLTALSPLQYQKQLRLQEARRLMLAERMDAANAAFQVGYESPSQFNREYSRMFGAPPLRDITSLRQLAADGRG, encoded by the coding sequence ATGGAAAATCCTGCTGTTTACGACGATTCTGATGTTGTTCGTCTGGCTGGAGCCATTGAAGAACTGAACAGGAGTATTGCCCGATGGACCGAACAGGGCGAAATGCATACAACTGTCATCCCGGGGCTGGCGCTGTTCCGGCGGACCGAGCCGACCGAACCGGTCAGCGGTATCTATGAACCGGGCGTCTGCCTGATTGCCCAGGGGGCCAAACGGGTCATGCTGGGTGATGACAGGTACCGCTATGACGCACAGCATTATCTGATCACCTCGGTACATCTGCCGACCATTGTGCAGGTTATCGAGGCAAGCCCTGAAAAACCGTATCTTGGGCTGAGGCTGACATTCGATCTGCGCGAGGTTTCGCAGTTGATGGTGGACAGCAACCTGCCGCAGCCACGGCCCCAGCAGTCGAGCCGCGGTATGGCAACCGGCCAGGTGACCCTGCAGCTGGTTAACGCCTTTATCCGTCTGATTGACCTGCTGGCAGATGAAAAGGATATCCCGATCCTGGCGCCGGTCATCCAGCGCGAAATCATCTACCGGTTACTGGTGGGAGACCAGGGGGAGCGGCTACGCCAGATCGCCACGGCAGGCAGCCAGAGCCAGCAGATTGCCAAGGCGATCGGCTGGTTGCAGAGCAACTATTCCCAGTCGATCAGCATGGATCAGCTTGCTGCTCAGACCAACATGAGTACGTCGACATTCCATCATCACTTCCGATCGCTGACCGCCCTGAGCCCGCTGCAGTATCAGAAACAGCTGCGGCTGCAGGAGGCCAGACGCCTGATGCTGGCAGAACGGATGGATGCCGCCAATGCCGCTTTTCAGGTGGGCTATGAAAGCCCTTCCCAGTTCAACCGTGAGTACAGCCGCATGTTTGGCGCACCGCCGCTGCGGGATATCACCAGCTTGCGCCAGCTGGCTGCCGACGGGAGGGGCTAG
- a CDS encoding sigma 54-interacting transcriptional regulator — MPVCYEDLAAVRIFAGLSPHQLERISQRLQECVFLSGMVILSRNAPPEKLYLILEGRVRVELQDGNGQIFNVTELGRGEIIGERAILTGEARTADVRAISEVRAVSLGRSDFEELLHETPQIYANLCRILAYQLGSWAQRHQREEREHRDAITNVIGWQLLPEFGAFPGNSSNVRALNARLEQLGRQRNHVLITGEPGTWKDLAARLIHFHADASCPVLFLDCATPPPVIGSEQRGAIAVKDALLLEIAQEAALFGHVPDGAVYARRIRRGMLELAAGGDLILRNVDCLTPAVQELLAQFMASGQFKRRGEQRLRSAEVRIIATSSEPLAEQAAAGSFHGGLYRRLATERLEMAPLRERKKDIPLIARSLLSSLNAKHHKQVRRISQDALNRLVDHDWPLNGSELYQVMSRAVVVCNADEIQAEHIFLQGQSFGGRFNLLSLPSVERLARRPDFPRLLRWTTVPLFLLVTGYTLAGPRTGNAANLAVWTLWWPALLATAFLVARGWCSYCPLEAIGEFVGVKTRVTHEPMQWLKKWGAAISLAGMILILLVEQATGMFSHALATGILLAGLLAATAMADLIIGRRGWCKFLCPLGRIVSLVSRISLLEMHSNRTVCVSRCRVDDCVKERGCPMGLHPTGIDNSDHCVLCLNCVRSCPHHSMQLDLRNPAWGLLNRSRHGFYEALFSVALCGTIAAAKGTPLLMGRAKEVFPSTVWSGPESALAVGMVLLYCLAAMACSGTAPALRRRQAFTVYGLAYLPLAITGLFMIYFRALVEGGAQLIPLLLTAFGLIQLTDPARLTPELGTLRLLIYPGILAGMTFSLVALASLQRQHNLGGPGLLGHRLLLLLTTGVFLVIL, encoded by the coding sequence ATGCCGGTATGTTATGAGGATCTTGCCGCAGTCCGGATCTTTGCCGGGCTGTCACCCCACCAGCTGGAGCGTATCAGCCAGCGGCTGCAGGAATGTGTCTTTTTGTCCGGCATGGTCATTTTGTCCAGAAATGCCCCACCGGAAAAGCTGTACCTGATCCTGGAGGGACGGGTCAGGGTCGAACTGCAGGACGGCAACGGCCAGATCTTTAATGTAACCGAGCTGGGCAGGGGTGAGATCATCGGTGAGCGGGCGATCCTGACCGGAGAAGCACGCACTGCCGATGTGCGGGCCATCAGCGAGGTACGGGCCGTCAGCCTGGGCCGCAGCGATTTTGAAGAGCTGCTCCATGAAACCCCGCAGATCTACGCCAATCTCTGCCGCATCCTGGCCTATCAGCTGGGCAGCTGGGCCCAACGCCATCAACGGGAGGAGCGGGAGCACCGCGATGCGATCACCAATGTCATCGGCTGGCAACTGCTGCCCGAGTTCGGCGCCTTTCCCGGCAACTCCTCCAACGTGCGAGCCCTCAACGCGCGGCTTGAACAGCTGGGGCGCCAACGCAACCATGTGCTGATTACCGGTGAGCCGGGCACCTGGAAGGATCTGGCAGCACGCCTGATCCACTTTCATGCCGATGCGTCCTGTCCGGTGCTGTTTCTCGATTGCGCCACACCGCCGCCGGTGATCGGCAGCGAGCAGCGCGGCGCCATTGCGGTTAAGGATGCCCTGCTGCTTGAAATTGCCCAGGAGGCGGCCCTGTTCGGCCATGTCCCGGACGGAGCGGTCTATGCCCGGCGGATACGGCGCGGCATGCTGGAGCTTGCCGCCGGGGGAGATCTGATCCTGCGTAACGTGGACTGCCTGACTCCGGCGGTGCAGGAGCTGCTGGCCCAGTTCATGGCAAGCGGCCAGTTCAAACGGCGCGGTGAGCAGCGCCTGCGCAGCGCCGAGGTCAGGATCATCGCCACCAGCAGCGAGCCGCTGGCTGAACAGGCTGCGGCCGGCAGTTTCCATGGAGGGCTGTACCGCCGGCTGGCAACGGAGCGCTTGGAGATGGCGCCGCTGCGTGAGCGCAAGAAGGATATCCCGCTGATCGCCCGCAGCCTGCTGTCCAGCCTCAACGCCAAGCACCACAAGCAGGTGCGGCGGATCTCCCAGGATGCCCTGAACCGCCTGGTGGACCACGATTGGCCGCTTAACGGCAGCGAGCTGTACCAGGTCATGAGCCGCGCCGTGGTGGTCTGCAACGCCGACGAGATCCAGGCGGAACATATCTTTCTGCAGGGGCAGTCCTTCGGCGGCCGCTTCAACCTGCTCTCGCTGCCGTCGGTGGAACGGCTGGCCCGTCGCCCTGATTTCCCCCGTCTGCTGCGCTGGACGACCGTGCCGCTGTTTCTGCTGGTGACGGGCTACACCCTGGCCGGTCCCCGCACCGGCAATGCCGCCAATCTGGCGGTCTGGACCCTCTGGTGGCCGGCCCTGCTTGCCACCGCCTTTCTGGTGGCGCGGGGCTGGTGCAGCTACTGTCCGCTGGAGGCGATCGGCGAGTTTGTCGGCGTCAAGACGCGGGTCACCCATGAACCGATGCAGTGGCTGAAAAAGTGGGGTGCGGCGATCAGCCTGGCCGGGATGATCTTGATACTGCTGGTAGAACAGGCCACCGGCATGTTTTCCCATGCCCTGGCCACCGGCATCCTGCTGGCCGGGCTGCTGGCTGCCACGGCCATGGCCGACCTGATCATCGGCCGGCGGGGCTGGTGCAAGTTTCTCTGTCCGCTGGGCCGGATCGTCAGCCTGGTGTCACGGATTTCCCTGCTTGAGATGCACAGCAACCGCACGGTCTGCGTCAGCCGCTGCCGGGTTGACGACTGCGTCAAGGAACGGGGCTGCCCGATGGGGTTGCACCCCACCGGCATCGATAACTCCGACCATTGCGTACTCTGCCTCAACTGTGTACGCAGCTGCCCGCACCACTCCATGCAGCTCGACCTGCGCAATCCGGCCTGGGGCCTGCTCAACCGCTCCCGCCACGGTTTTTATGAAGCCCTGTTCAGCGTGGCGCTCTGTGGTACGATTGCCGCGGCCAAAGGGACTCCGCTCCTGATGGGACGGGCCAAGGAGGTCTTTCCTTCCACCGTCTGGAGCGGGCCTGAATCTGCCCTGGCCGTGGGGATGGTGCTGCTGTATTGCCTGGCGGCGATGGCCTGCTCAGGGACGGCACCCGCGCTGCGCCGGCGGCAGGCCTTTACGGTCTATGGCCTGGCCTACCTGCCGCTGGCGATCACCGGCCTGTTCATGATCTACTTCCGCGCCCTGGTTGAGGGGGGAGCGCAGCTGATACCGCTGCTCTTGACCGCCTTCGGCCTGATTCAGCTGACCGATCCGGCCCGGCTCACCCCGGAACTGGGCACCCTGCGTCTGTTGATCTATCCCGGCATCCTCGCCGGGATGACCTTCTCGCTGGTTGCCCTGGCCAGCCTGCAACGGCAGCACAATCTGGGCGGACCCGGCCTGCTGGGCCACCGCCTGCTGCTGCTGCTGACCACTGGCGTCTTCCTCGTCATTCTTTAA
- a CDS encoding anaerobic C4-dicarboxylate transporter, protein MLMFWIQFVLVLGAVLIGIRRGGVSLGLIGGLGVSLLVLGFRSAPSEPPIAVMLIILAVVTASATLQVAGGLDYLVQLTERMLRAHPKYVTILAPLSTFLLTVCCGTGHAVYALLPVISDVALKTGIRPERPMAISSVASQMGITASPVAAAVTFFLGFAAKAGYPVTLVDIIMVTMPAGVLGVLAAAAWSFNRGKDLDKDQEFQARLEDPDFRNTLNANVTTLDQKISTTAKLSVLLFFAGVGSIILLASFPELLPLDHKGKAVAMTTVVQFVMLAFGAFIMFAGNVKAKDIAHSSVFTAGMIAVVSIFGIAWMSDTFISANKGYLIETIGTMVKTAPWTFAIATFCISAFVKSQAATLAITLPLGLALGLPVPLLLGLMPASYAYFFFAFYPSDLAAINMDRTGTTRIGKYLLNHSFMIPGLIGVSTSTVIAYIISRFMF, encoded by the coding sequence ATGTTAATGTTCTGGATCCAATTCGTGCTGGTACTTGGGGCAGTTTTGATCGGTATCCGCCGGGGCGGTGTCTCCCTCGGCCTGATCGGTGGTCTGGGGGTCTCACTGCTGGTGCTGGGCTTCCGCAGTGCGCCGTCCGAGCCGCCCATTGCGGTGATGCTGATCATCCTGGCGGTGGTGACCGCCTCGGCCACCCTGCAGGTGGCAGGCGGGCTTGACTACCTGGTGCAGCTGACCGAGCGGATGCTGCGCGCCCATCCCAAGTACGTCACCATCCTTGCCCCGCTCTCAACCTTTTTACTGACCGTCTGCTGCGGTACCGGCCATGCCGTCTATGCCCTGCTGCCGGTTATCTCCGACGTGGCGCTCAAGACCGGTATCCGTCCGGAACGTCCCATGGCCATCTCCAGTGTGGCCTCACAGATGGGTATTACCGCCAGTCCGGTTGCAGCCGCCGTGACCTTCTTTCTCGGCTTTGCCGCCAAGGCCGGCTATCCGGTCACCCTGGTGGATATCATCATGGTCACCATGCCGGCCGGTGTGCTGGGTGTGCTGGCAGCTGCCGCCTGGAGCTTCAACCGCGGTAAAGACCTGGATAAAGACCAGGAATTTCAGGCCCGCCTGGAAGATCCCGACTTCCGTAACACCCTGAACGCCAACGTCACGACGCTGGACCAGAAGATCTCCACCACGGCCAAACTGTCAGTGCTGCTGTTCTTTGCCGGGGTCGGTTCCATCATCCTCCTGGCCAGTTTCCCGGAACTGCTCCCCCTTGACCACAAAGGCAAGGCAGTGGCCATGACCACGGTGGTGCAGTTTGTCATGCTGGCCTTTGGCGCCTTCATCATGTTCGCCGGTAACGTCAAGGCCAAGGATATCGCCCACTCCAGCGTCTTCACCGCCGGTATGATCGCCGTGGTCTCCATCTTCGGTATCGCCTGGATGAGCGACACCTTTATCTCCGCCAACAAGGGTTATCTGATCGAGACCATCGGTACCATGGTCAAGACAGCCCCCTGGACCTTTGCCATCGCCACCTTCTGTATCTCGGCCTTTGTCAAGAGTCAGGCCGCCACCCTGGCCATTACCCTGCCGCTGGGTCTGGCCCTGGGCCTGCCGGTGCCCCTGCTGCTGGGCCTGATGCCGGCCAGCTACGCCTACTTCTTCTTTGCCTTCTACCCCAGCGACCTGGCTGCCATCAATATGGATCGTACCGGCACCACCAGAATCGGCAAGTACCTGTTAAACCACAGCTTCATGATCCCCGGCCTGATCGGTGTCAGCACCTCAACCGTCATAGCCTACATCATCTCACGCTTCATGTTCTAG